In Cryptomeria japonica chromosome 5, Sugi_1.0, whole genome shotgun sequence, the genomic window cgtggatatgtggcaacatgtggttcttgttaggatttttaggtagtctagaaccacctctctgagggaccttcaactAGAACTTTgccacattattcctgtgtccggctctatctgcattgaactcactaattgactgagcaggggagaaattagaaaactgataatcCAGTATCTTGAACACTAAAGCAATCACTTcgcggttaatggcaagaagggtttcgccattatctctTTTAATAGTCTCAGATACAGGGTTATATCTGGCAATACACTCTCGAACCAGCTCtagacaaggaattgctggaggaaaggttGTGGCTTCTAAAaggccactactcaaaatctctatacaaaaagacttatcaacacccctgaacaccctttctttcaaatcttcaaggttctcacccttcaggtcagtatcactaactatggcttttgTGGATGCcatgctaaagacgtttccaaacaagtgcagggtggacttcatgatttcaaaacaagaaacctaaacttGATTtcagtgaaaccttctgtatgagagaaaatgcaagggaaaacactggagaaaataaggaaagactcaccttcacagctgtataatcggatgacggctagcagcaagaaagactcctatccaagGATAATATAAACACAAATCTAGCAGCAAGTAGCAaacgcagaacacaaatgattttcataccttatagagaaaggtaataatacagacacattaaatgcaatgatttcacaatttcattccgaacgcggcaaattggtagattagacccccgcacgcatgcattgaatgcatggtggcgtACTTTACGAAACTGCCAGTTCCCAAAACGTTCACTTACTTCAAAAAAGCCAAAGaacgacatcactttacaatatggttctgcctctccgtatttagcaataaatgcacttctcgaaacattagaaaccgcgggacccaccagcattgaacccgtgtgaacatcttgaaccaacttcttgagtgttcaagtagttcaagatgtacgccgtgtcaaactgttgaccactttgccgtgttgaacacgttgaacatatttgaaacctttgaacttagttcaacaagttcaacacaatgttatatcaccgaacaagaaaaactttattaaagagccgttgcaaaaacttagagaaaatgttagtacgaagaaccttttctgaacacctcggaacctattgaacctaaatgaacatcttgaacctagttcAGAACGGTTCGACGcgttcaaggagtacaatgaattgtccgaacttgaatgaaaatgactagagaaaggacttgaggccgcatttaaggacttgaaccaaggtaatatggtatgaactaggactccaacataaaaaaggaaaatatgacCCACTCTCGGCATGAAGAATAAACAATGCGGTAacacctctccaatgctttctggtgttgATCACTCAACAATtgtttttactttctcagggtccatcttcaaaccatcctcagatatcacaaatcccaaatagactaattcatctttcatgaaagtacacttcttaatatttatcagcaacttttcttctctcaacctctgcaaaacttgtctcaaatgcaacaaatgctcctcttttgtcttactgaaaatcaaaatgtcatccaaatatacaataacaaacttacccaggaattttttcaatacctcattcatcagcctcgtgaaagtactcggtgcattagttaacccaaaagacatcactaaccattcatatagtccttcatttgtcttgaatgttgtcttccactcatctcctctgatcccgatctaatgatatccactcttcaagtctatctttgtaagtATTTGGCTCccctcaaacagtccattatgtcatccatcataggcaaaggaaaccgatatttcactgtgatcttgtttattgctctggaatcgatacacattctccactctccattcttcttaggtgctaatactgttggtactacacaagggctcatactttctatgatcaaacatttcttcaacaactcctgcacttgtctattcgattcttcattctctgtcagtgtcattcagtgtgcaactttgttaggcaaattaGCTCcgagaaccaggtccatgcaatgactgatacttctcacatgtggcaatccatcaggcacattatctgaaatgatgtcttcatattctgtcagcaaatcttttatctcttccagttgttcctcttcatgctccggATTCTCAgttttcttaggaactaaggcaaaacatgcattctcatgtctcaatccatccaggaatttccctCCATCCACCGAACAATTTCTAGCATTCAtgcagacttcactcttcaaaggttcctccaagggcaacaaggtttgcttcatcccattggccacaatagtgtatgtattcttcctcccatcatgtattgtttgcctatcaaactgccaaggtctacccaacaaaatatgacaaatatccataggcataatatcacacaagacttcttcatgataattcccaattttcaatttcaccaaacattgctcacttactaacaacttatgttcatcgtgaatccatgttatctgataaggcttagggtgtttcaatctttccaaattcaacttattcaccatctcttttgaaacaagattatctgaactaccactatcaataacaactttacaacacttaccggatacctacaggttcctctaccttcggtatatcctcttcctctttgaaatcttcctccggaaaaccttccacctctacctctctgcctctgctcatgtcttttgtttatcttttcttccaccttcagggcatattggtaagcctcttcaacactatgtaatttgatcaaattgagttcatcttgtatagacactcgcattccattcaaatatcttgcaacttgttcaactccatcatcaacatgtctggatctgatattcaacttgtaaaatgcttcggtgtattccttcacactagattctttctgtctcaaattctacaacttccagaatagattcacttgataatcagctagcataaattttgattttaacttagcaatcacctaatcccatgtcttgatcttttctttacctcttctttgtctatcaacttgcaaaggctcccaccaaagagatgcatgacctttaaaccgggtacagacatatttcaccttcctttcttctgcagtgttttcaaaatcaaaatatttctccatctccgagatctaatccattaattcatctgaatccaactttccatcatattccagtggggtgaAATGaagtttagtattcgccctactcaataccctcaaaaacctttcctcatctagatcaaccgtcggtgggtttacttgttctattgaggcttcttctccttcatcttcacttacatcttcaatgtgtcggcctcttctatgggctgtctccacggcttccaaccgggctgctattcctcgcaacattttcATCAGAGCAGGGTCTGTATTctcatgcgctccaccattcctagttcctctttgcgccatctttATACCAGTCCTCTGCaactgcaggtcggatccacagttCGCCACCCTaaaacaaaattctcaggacaacgcaatctctaaaacgaaagctcgctctgataccacttgaagcagtcactgactagaagggaccttaaagagatcagtccagaccggtcagcaagagtaaacacaacgaaaacacaaggacatgatggaggcaatgaagaacatattgaattatatcatgaaaattgattacaaccaaccagtaacaactaggttacaaaaACCGGCTCACAGACTTGataaaacatgctcaaaattccgggacctcaaatcttaagatctatcttctatgctcagtctaacttcttgatACAATCTGATGctttattacaatgatttatacgatccaaggggatccgatcgacccaaaaagggatcaaaacctgaagaacaaaacctaacgtgcaaaaccaacaagctCAACCTCTACCAGGGAAAttccttcggaaaatccaaaggatgaagagtagatcacgagaaaaggtcggccacacgctaaggaacatcggaatcaatgctcaaggctccgcaagctatgaaaagggatccgatagatcaccaatgcaaataggtccaggcaaccggtaacgataacttgtcggaaaacgATCCAAATtgtccacggtttgggaataaggaagatgatcaagtcttcaagtaaaatccaactccacaggttccggtgagccaaacccgggacacacagaaagaaatgttgaaactgcaaacaaaaaagaaatatttttggttgatgcaagattgctatgaaccagggatgctcctgcatcaaaatgaaactaatatgcccacTAAAGGAACTTCAACTATAGTGAAAAGATGATTTCCACCTAAATTAGATTAGTTGCAAAATGATTGGTATTACTCTTAAAACAAGATTGACTAGCCAAATATGACATTAAACTGATCAAGTGccactcaatatatatatataataaccttAATGCTCATAAAACAAGATTGAATGTCAATAAAGATATCACCTCAGCAAACTCATAATGGAAAGTATTTCTTACCTTGTATGCCTACTAGAATCTTTAGTGAAAAGGCAATTTCCACATTAATTAGAGAAGTTGCAAAATGTTTGGTGTTACAAAAAAACGTGACGACATTCTCAATTGAGAACTATATTAACAAGAAATGGAAAAGGAAAGGAATGGGTCTTTTATAGTTCACGATGCCAACAATCTGTATATGGGTTTACAAATGGGTTAGAGCAATATGGGACTACCTCGTACTTCTTGCGGGGCGTACATACCTTACCTCCTTGTGGGATTTAAACTTGTGACcactctttcaagagcacaagttctccaccactaggccaactcaggctgtACTGATATGTCCACTAGAAGGAGCTTCAAATATAGTGAAAAGACAATTTCCATCTATAttagaaaagttgcaaaatgattGGTATTACATTTTTTAAAGTGAAGATGGAAATGGGAATGGCATGAAACAGACATGAAACAGACATGCCCACTAGATGGAGCTTCAACTATAGTGAAAGACAGTTTCCACCTAGATTAAAGAAGTTGCAAAATGATTGGTGTCTCTTAAAACAAGATTGAATGCCGCTTAATAGAGAAATCACCTCAACAAACTACAGGGAAAAGAGGATTTcagaaaagttgcaaaatgattGATGTCACTCTTAAAACAAGATTGAATAGCTGAATATAGCAAGAAACTGACTGAGTGCCCACTGACTGAGTGCCCGCTCAATGACCTCAGCCAGCTCATCAAACAAGATTAAATAGCCAAATATGGCATGAAACTGATTGAACTGATTGAATgccacaatgcaagattgaatagCCAAATAttataaccttaacaaactcataaACACAATCATTGAATAGCCAAATGTGGCATGAAACTGATTTGAGTGCCACTCAATAGATCATAATCTTAACCAGCTCACAATACACGATTGAATAGCCAATATAGCACTGATCGAGTGCCACTCAATAGATTAACCTCAACCAACTCGTAAGGAAAGTTTTATTTCCTGGTTCTAAAAAACCATGATTTGAAACTAAAAGAAAGAACCCACAATTTCAGACATCTGCACAAGAAATTTCAGTACACGACTGAAATGAGTCAAACTCCAGAACCATTACTGGTTGTACAGTCTACAGTATGATACATGTAGCTGTTAAAATTCAGAGAGAATGACATTTCAGCAACATAAGACTGCCATGGCCAAAAGAGacataatatattttaattatgaaaGTGACAATAAAACAATGTTCTCTATACATTGGTCAATCCAGAGATAGAAGGAACATGTCATTGAACTAGGCTTGAACTTCAATAAGTATGAAGTAAGGTGCTAGTCCTGAAAGACATTGATGGAATACATACTGCTCAGCTGTAAGCTAAAGGTTCTCTTGTCAAACAAGGAACACTCATGTTAATGCTTGTGGCCTCATATTTCTTCAGCATTTCGATGTACGTTTTAGTTCTTCCTCCTCTGCTTGCAGCCAAGCAGCCTTTATTGACAAGGCACAATAACCATAAACAAGGAACAGTCATGTTAAAGCTTGTGGCCTCATCTTTCTTCAGTGTTTCGATGTACGTTTTAGTTCTTCCTCCTCTGCTTCCAGCCAAGCAGCCTTTATTGACAAAGCACAATATCCATCAATGGGGTGTTTGATTAAATATGTTGAAAGCttgaaaaattacaaaatttataaaaaatcatGATATTTTCTGAGGGAAGAATGTAGTGTTTACCTTGTCAAGCTCAAGCTTAGAAAAGTGAGGCCTTAAAGAATTTCCAAGACTCATACCTCTCCATGCGTGTTGTATCTCTTGATCTCTAGCATTTTTGTTCCTTTTCAAAATGCTGTTGTTTTCATGTTCTTGAGATGTTTCATTTCCTGGTGCTGTCAgtttctctctctcaagtctagaCATATGTTTGACCAAGACCTTATCTAAACTCCCCCAACTATTCTCATCATGATGGTGTTGTTCTCTTTGCACTCTCTGAAATGCTTCTGGTGAtgcttcttgtttctccttctcaaGTCTAGATATATGTTTGACCAAGATCTTATCTAAACTCCCCCTACTATTCTCATCATGATGGTGTTGTTCTTTTTTTACTCTCTGAAATGCCTCTGGTGAcgcttcttgtttctccttctcaaGTCTAGATATATGTTTGACCAAGATCTTACCTAAACTCTCCCTACTATTCTCATCATGATGGTGTTGTTCTTTTTTCACTCTCTGAAATGCTTCTGGTGAtgcttcttgtttctccttctcaaGTCTAGAAATGTGTTTGACGAAGACCTTATCTAAACTCTCCCAACTATTCTCATCATGATGACGTTGTTCTCTTTGCACTCTCTGAAATGCTTCTGGTGATGCTTCTTGTTTCTCCCTCTCAAGTCTAGAAATATGTTTGACCAAGATCTTATCTAAACTCCCCAAATTATTCTCATCATGTTGGTGTTGTTTTCTCACCCACTGAAATGCTTCTGGGGACGCTTCTAGCTTCTGCCTCTCCAATCTAGAGACATGCTTGATCAAAATTTTATCTAAACCTTCATCACTTTTCTCATCATTTTGCATCtgctttttcaaaattttatgtaAACCTTCTTGTGCTGCCATTTTCATGTTCTCCAGCTGAGAAACATGTTTGATTAAGATCTTATCTAAATTGTCGCATTGGTACTGATCTTTTTGCTCCCTTTGAGATGATTGTCTTTCCAATGTCAATGCTGCCAGTTTCTCCTTTTCCAATTTTGAGACCTGATTGACCAATGCTTTATCTAATCTCTCCTCATGTTCCTCATTATAATGGCGTTGCTTTGTATTTGCTTCTTGATCACCTTCTGTGGCATTATTCATTTCATGTTTGACCAGAATAGTACCAGCATGAGAAAAAGGTAATGTGGAAGTAGAATTGGATTTTTGTATATTATCCAAATCGTTGATATTTTTAGGATTGACAACATCAAGATTGACCTTGTTTGTAGCATGTGTATTCTTGTTTGAAGCAGAATTTACATCTCGATTCTCTTTATCATAACCATTATTTTGGTCTTCAGATTGCATTTCTTTTGCTAACTTTCTGGCTTCTTGAACTTCCCTTTCAAGTTTTGAAACATGCTTTACAAGGATGCTTCCAAGATCAGGCAATGTTTGAGGAGTGGTTTTCTTTCTTGAATCTTGTGGCACTAATACTTTAgaagcagcagcagcagcagcttTTTCTGCCTCCAAACGAGAAACATGTTTCACCAAGATATCTCCTAGACTTCCTGAATTGCACTTGCTATTTAGTTCTTGTTCCTTGTTCTCCTCCTTGAGCATAGCACTAAGGCCTCGGGTTGCAACTATCATTGCAAGAGAGACGAGCTCTTCTTCTTTAATGAGTTTCATTCTCTCAAGCATTAGGTTAATAAGTTCATCTCGAATTCCAACTTCATCAGTAGGTTCTTTCTTGGAGTGTTGAGATTTTGGATGGTTTTTTGGTTTGCAAAAAGATTCATTAGTAACATGCTTCCCTATTAGAGCACAATTTGTGTGAGGATCAATAGTGTCTCTGCTTTTTTTAAGATCAGAATCAGTCTGGTGTTCACCTTCAGTTTGATCATCATTTTCAGAAGATAAGACATCAAAACCAATTGAATCGGTATCCAAGGCATTGCCACTTCTGCATGCATTGTCATTAACATTAAAAATATCTGAAATAGCAGAAGCTGGAAAATGAGTTAAATGGGAAAATGCTACTTTTACTGCTCCAGCAACTTCCTTATCAACTTCAAAGGCTGTTTGAAATGAGGCAGAAACAATATGTGTTTGGCTTCCATTAGCTGTTGAAGTTTTAACTTCCAACGATTGCTTGGAACTTCCAGGTTTGTTATGCATAACTACCCCAAGTACGGATGCTGCATCAAAAGATTCTGCAGCCTTCTTCTCAGCATTCTGCAGTTCTACTTCAGCCAATTCACACGGAATTCTGAATTGAGAGTACAAGTAACAAAATATGGAAATGTAATTTAATAAGTACATGACATTAGATGCAAAAGAATAGTGGAACAAAATAATTTTGGTTCAAAAGATACACAAATCCATAAGTTATATTGGAATACAACCTAGCTGCTTTAAGGATGCGGCACCAGGCAGCTTCCACCAATGCAGCTTTATGAGCATCCATTGCTACTGCTGCTGCAGCTTGAGCTTCAAGCTTTTCTCTTTCTATTCGAGATAAGTGTGGATTTGATCCACCCAAAGTTTCATCAAGTGTGCCATTCATGCCTTCCACTTCCTGTCATCAGCTTAAGATAAAAATAAGTAGCAGAAAGGTGACTTCCTTATAAAACTAATAAGGTATAATGAAATGAGGACTTACATACCTGCAACATCCTAATCTTCCGTTCCAGATATGATTCTGTCCTCCGTCGTGGGAACCAGTCCATAGGAGACCCTCTACTGTAAGAAGTGCCAATGATGTGTGAATTTGCAGATGGTGTGCATCTGTCATGTTTCTCGGTCCCTTTCTTTACGCTTTCTGTTGTATCTTTATTTTCAAAAGAATCTGAATGTTCATAGGTAAATGCCTTTTTGTTATCTTCCCTGTCTAATTTAGGCTGGAATTTAACAGAAGCAGTACATAGGCTTTGTTTGCTTACAACCATAGTCACATTAGAAGAAGATTCCAGTGATGACATTGTTTCAGCCTCAGGTACATTGTTTGCATGGATTTCACAAGCTTTGAGTGAATTCATGTTATCATCATTCTTGATATCTTCAGTTTGATTGAGCCCATGAACAGATTTATTGCTAATCTGATCATCTTCAGACTGGCTAATGATACAACTCTTGCCTTCTGCCAAATCTGGTGTAGTCTCTCCTTTGACCATCTCCTGTGCAAAAAAGGGCCACAAATAACTCAATTAAACATTATGCAGAATAGAATACCTGGATGCATAtgatttttgataagaaatttcaattttttctttgaaatgatgtattttgaattttcttattatttttgaAAGATGGATGGGCAATTACAAATTTCATAAATCAACATATATTATTACTATTAGCATCGGTCCACCGGAAAAGGTGAGAGAGCTCAAGAGTATCTGCCAGAGAAAACAAACAATGAATTTATATCCAATAACATTTTCTGAAGAGAATTTGTAAACATATGGTGTTTATTTAAAGGAAAGGGTTCATAATAATTATCTACTTCTTTCCAGATAGGCATTGAATAGAAATTGTTACACTCAAAATCAGAGAGCATAAACCTTCATGTGGACAGAACTATTATTGACTCAGTAAGACACTATTAAGCCCAAGAAGCGGTTGCTCATGTATCTGCAAACAGATAAACGTCATTTAAGGACAC contains:
- the LOC131068741 gene encoding uncharacterized protein LOC131068741 isoform X1, translated to MELQRAVSIGARITGALHTQRHDDATADTFHSTRNLSHQQEEMSTLMHNAEEMVKGETTPDLAEGKSCIISQSEDDQISNKSVHGLNQTEDIKNDDNMNSLKACEIHANNVPEAETMSSLESSSNVTMVVSKQSLCTASVKFQPKLDREDNKKAFTYEHSDSFENKDTTESVKKGTEKHDRCTPSANSHIIGTSYSRGSPMDWFPRRRTESYLERKIRMLQEVEGMNGTLDETLGGSNPHLSRIEREKLEAQAAAAVAMDAHKAALVEAAWCRILKAARIPCELAEVELQNAEKKAAESFDAASVLGVVMHNKPGSSKQSLEVKTSTANGSQTHIVSASFQTAFEVDKEVAGAVKVAFSHLTHFPASAISDIFNVNDNACRSGNALDTDSIGFDVLSSENDDQTEGEHQTDSDLKKSRDTIDPHTNCALIGKHVTNESFCKPKNHPKSQHSKKEPTDEVGIRDELINLMLERMKLIKEEELVSLAMIVATRGLSAMLKEENKEQELNSKCNSGSLGDILVKHVSRLEAEKAAAAAASKVLVPQDSRKKTTPQTLPDLGSILVKHVSKLEREVQEARKLAKEMQSEDQNNGYDKENRDVNSASNKNTHATNKVNLDVVNPKNINDLDNIQKSNSTSTLPFSHAGTILVKHEMNNATEGDQEANTKQRHYNEEHEERLDKALVNQVSKLEKEKLAALTLERQSSQREQKDQYQCDNLDKILIKHVSQLENMKMAAQEGLHKILKKQMQNDEKSDEGLDKILIKHVSRLERQKLEASPEAFQWVRKQHQHDENNLGSLDKILVKHISRLEREKQEASPEAFQRVQREQRHHDENSWESLDKVFVKHISRLEKEKQEASPEAFQRVKKEQHHHDENSRESLGKILVKHISRLEKEKQEASPEAFQRVKKEQHHHDENSRGSLDKILVKHISRLEKEKQEASPEAFQRVQREQHHHDENSWGSLDKVLVKHMSRLEREKLTAPGNETSQEHENNSILKRNKNARDQEIQHAWRGMSLGNSLRPHFSKLELDKAAWLEAEEEELKRTSKH
- the LOC131068741 gene encoding uncharacterized protein LOC131068741 isoform X2; protein product: MSTLMHNAEEMVKGETTPDLAEGKSCIISQSEDDQISNKSVHGLNQTEDIKNDDNMNSLKACEIHANNVPEAETMSSLESSSNVTMVVSKQSLCTASVKFQPKLDREDNKKAFTYEHSDSFENKDTTESVKKGTEKHDRCTPSANSHIIGTSYSRGSPMDWFPRRRTESYLERKIRMLQEVEGMNGTLDETLGGSNPHLSRIEREKLEAQAAAAVAMDAHKAALVEAAWCRILKAARIPCELAEVELQNAEKKAAESFDAASVLGVVMHNKPGSSKQSLEVKTSTANGSQTHIVSASFQTAFEVDKEVAGAVKVAFSHLTHFPASAISDIFNVNDNACRSGNALDTDSIGFDVLSSENDDQTEGEHQTDSDLKKSRDTIDPHTNCALIGKHVTNESFCKPKNHPKSQHSKKEPTDEVGIRDELINLMLERMKLIKEEELVSLAMIVATRGLSAMLKEENKEQELNSKCNSGSLGDILVKHVSRLEAEKAAAAAASKVLVPQDSRKKTTPQTLPDLGSILVKHVSKLEREVQEARKLAKEMQSEDQNNGYDKENRDVNSASNKNTHATNKVNLDVVNPKNINDLDNIQKSNSTSTLPFSHAGTILVKHEMNNATEGDQEANTKQRHYNEEHEERLDKALVNQVSKLEKEKLAALTLERQSSQREQKDQYQCDNLDKILIKHVSQLENMKMAAQEGLHKILKKQMQNDEKSDEGLDKILIKHVSRLERQKLEASPEAFQWVRKQHQHDENNLGSLDKILVKHISRLEREKQEASPEAFQRVQREQRHHDENSWESLDKVFVKHISRLEKEKQEASPEAFQRVKKEQHHHDENSRESLGKILVKHISRLEKEKQEASPEAFQRVKKEQHHHDENSRGSLDKILVKHISRLEKEKQEASPEAFQRVQREQHHHDENSWGSLDKVLVKHMSRLEREKLTAPGNETSQEHENNSILKRNKNARDQEIQHAWRGMSLGNSLRPHFSKLELDKAAWLEAEEEELKRTSKH